The Mus musculus strain C57BL/6J chromosome 2, GRCm38.p6 C57BL/6J genome has a window encoding:
- the Olfr1256 gene encoding olfactory receptor 1256, with product MEPRNNVTYFVLLGLSENPKVQKGLFVLFLLSYVLTMVGNLLIVMTVTTSNSLGSPMYFFLASLSFVDIIYSSAISPKLISDLFFGQNTISFKFCMTQLFTEHFFGGSEVFLLLVMAYDRYVAICKPLHYSTIMKQWVCVVLLILSWIGGFLHSVIQLSTIYGLPFCGPNIIDHFMCDMYPLLKLVCIDTYVIGLLVMANGGLICTVVFILLLISYGVILYSLKNLNQEGRWKALSTCGSHITVVVSFFVPCIFMYARPAKTFPIDKMLSVFYTVITPMMNPLIYTLRNSEMTNAMKKLWRRKIIS from the coding sequence ATGGAACCAAGGAACAATGTAACCTACTTTGTCCtcttgggcctctcagagaatCCAAAGGTGCAGAAAGGACTTTTCGTTCTTTTTTTGCTCTCCTATGTTTTGACTATGGTGGGAAATCTGCTCATTGTTATGACTGTAACTACCAGTAACAGCCTGGGCTCACCAATGTATTTCTTTCTTGCTAGCTTGTCATTTGTGGATATCATTTATTCTTCAGCCATTTCTCCCAAGTTGATTTCAGATTTGTTCTTTGGTCAAAATACAATATCCTTTAAATTTTGTATGACTCAGCTATTCACAGAACACTTTTTTGGTGGATCAGAGGTTTTTCTTCTGCTGGTGATGGCCTATGATCGTTATGTGGCCATCTGTAAGCCCTTGCACTATTCAACTATCATGAAGCAATGGGTTTGTGTTGTGCTGTTGATATTATCTTGGATCGGAGGATTTTTGCACTCAGTAATTCAGCTCAGTACTATTTATGGACTTCCATTCTGTGGTCCTAATATCATTGATCATTTTATGTGTGACATGTACCCCTTACTGAAACTTGTTTGTATTGACACCTATGTCATTGGCCTCTTAGTGATGGCCAATGGAGGGCTGATCTGCACGGTTGTGTTTATACTCCTGCTCATCTCTTATGGTGTCATCCTGTACTCTCTAAAGAACCTTAATCAGGAAGGGAGGTGGAAAGCTCTCTCTACCTGTGGCTCCCACATCACTGTAGTTGTTTCATTCTTTGTTCCCTGTATTTTCATGTATGCACGACCTGCTAAGACTTTCCCCATTGACAAAATGTTGAGTGTGTTTTATACAGTCATTACCCCCATGATGAACCCCTTGATATATACTCTGAGAAACTCAGAGATGACAAATGCTATGAAGAAGCTGTGGAGAAGGAAAATTATTTCATGA